aatgctacaattttcaaaaaagcaaaactgattacaacaagacaggaactacagaatttctttgaagaattgacaagacaagatcctgctgctatagcgattcgagaacgcccgaatacagcttggaaattgaatgtaattaccaatatttcattctatttctataaattgattggaatggggcaaataggaatggcttcagatcttccgactcacattcttaacaatcgacatgtaatcactatgcataacattcctcatagctgcactccttacacagacaatctctgtttcttcagatgtttagcattgaaggtaatgtgtaagtgttcaaaccgatgtagttgcaccagacaaagaccaaaacagcaacTTGTGAAGGTGCTATTTCAAAACTACTCgaatcacatttcttcttcctcatccaacaaagttctgatgaataattttcctggaattgagttaggagacttaatttctcttgagaaatgttttgacctccgtataaccgtattttctctgaatgctgatgaaacctcaacagtcatctggacatcgtcccaaaaagagggaaaggaactcttcctcgatttgcagaactctcatttcagtttcatcaaggatgttaatgcttatactaaagggtttagttgtccttcctgtgaagtgagctttacaaaaagaggaaattttaatagacataaatgtagtcaagaagtagtaacaaacttcatcttcgaaggaggaaagtttaaggcaacacctacaattttcgaacaactgaaacgagagataggaatatccgtggctgaggaagatacttattatccctttttaatcacctatgatatcgagtgttatcttccaaaatccgaccttccaccaaattccaattcggttacattcacatcgagacacgaattgatgagtatatcagtttgttcaaatgtacccggatttaaggatccaaagtgttttgtaagtgagggagatactgattcttgtatatcttcttttgttcagtatatttcccaaattgctgatgaagcccgggatatccttgaaaaaaaactttactacattagacagttgatgaaggcaaaagctgaaaagcaaggaaaagttgaagaaagatttaaatcctgcaaattttccaatcctcgagtataccattcaagagaggaattttgtcatttatttaatcgtttcgacaaattcatctcatgtattccgattctaggatttaattcacaaaactacgacctgaatgtgatgaaaggacctctacttcgatgtcttcaagacacagaagacgaagattttgattttgtagtgaaaagaacaaacaagatgagctgtattcaatcaagaagattcaaattcttggatatttccaacttcattgctccaggattttcctatgcaaagtatctcaaagctttcaaatgctctcaacaaaaaggattctatccttatgaatatatggatgatcttgagaagttgaaacaaccgtttctaccagctaaagaatgcttttacagttctttgagagatgaacatatttcggatgctgattatgaaatctgtttaaacatttggaaacaagagaagatgaaaacgttaaaagacgtttctagtatggtacaacaatctcgatgtagtaccatttgttgaagctgtagaaaaacaaaaataagtttacagaaccatgggaatcgatatgttgaaagatgccatttcacttcctggattggcagtaaaattgatgttgaaactttcagattcgcctcctcatcctatgagttctcatcatcagacaatctcatcacatcatttcaaagcttgtcaacctgtctgtctgatcaaggaaagtgataaagatatttactttactatcaaggacaatatcgtaggtggacctagcattgtttttcacagacttcatgagtcgaagaaaacactgattcgagaaagaaagtttggaaaggaatccaaactttgtgaacttattctaggagttgatgcaaatgcattatatttgtggagtatgatgcaagaaatgcctactggaaaccctagaataagacgattcgaaaatggatttgcatacactcattctcgaaaaaatagcatggctgctcatggatggttacaatttttgacttggaaggacaatattcaaatcttacatgaaaacaacgataaagaatttagaattggacaacataatcttcctgttgatggatattgtgaagaatcgaatacagtgtttcaatttcatggatgtttctggcatggacataactgtaacaagaccaaaggaataagtatacatccatataagaatcgacccatgagtgaagttctggaggaaacgataaagaaggaagaatatgttaaagaacttggatatcgtttagtaagaatctgggagtgtgaataggacaagatgattgaggataacaccgagattaagaactttattagtatcttcaacgaagagttttatccttccaattcctttgccaccgaggatgagattattcagcagattataaaaggggagatatatggattcattgaatgcgatatatctgttcctgaaaacttatacgaaaagttttcagaaatgagccccattttcaagaatacatctttgaatagaaatcatcttagtgaaagtatgaaagaatttgctgaaaaggaaggaatgctacctcaagaacaacgaactttggtggggagtatgtttggagaaaaaattttactactcaccactttagcaaaatggtatcttaatcatggattgattataaccaaaatatatcaagtcatagaatacacccctagaagagttttccagtcatttggagaatctgtctcaaatgctagaagagctggtgacaaagatcctgaccaagagttgatagccacaaccaataaactcattggaaattcatcgtacgggaaaacaatcactgagaaattaaaacatcgaaatgtcaagtatattcaaggagattatgaagcatccttgagaatacgatcacacagatttgaatctttggaggaaatcgttgatagcttctatgagttgactcaacacaagccttcggttagtagtatatatttattatcttattgatataattgaatcataatgaaaaatttacttgagctaatatatgtaaaggaatctaataggactgcatatatatttattcagatgaaaatggatatacctgtacatatcggattctccatattacaactggctaaacttcggatgttggagttctactatgacttcatggataggtaagtaatctcatttgtatcttttagaaaaaatatgtataatggtaaacatttgaatgataatttttgaaatgggagtattataatactaagataacaagaattaaggattgaaattttttattttagatacttcgacagaaaggacttccagtatgtggcgatggatacagatagtgcctacatggctctttcagcacctatggataatatcgttagaaaagagatcgctgatatatactacaaagaatatggaaaatggtttcctaggatgtattgcgatcgacacgcggatgatttccaactctgtaaatctgttcctacaaagttgtgggaattacaaaattgttgcaaagaagtatatcaatatgat
The sequence above is drawn from the Watersipora subatra chromosome 5, tzWatSuba1.1, whole genome shotgun sequence genome and encodes:
- the LOC137396672 gene encoding uncharacterized protein, whose product is MKMDIPVHIGFSILQLAKLRMLEFYYDFMDRYFDRKDFQYVAMDTDSAYMALSAPMDNIVRKEIADIYYKEYGKWFPRMYCDRHADDFQLCKSVPTKLWELQNCCKEVYQYDIRTPGLFKVEFSGHGIVALNSKTYFCWNDETHSTKHSDSKFSERQVIKDWGRPVMVRADRCQQRYAAEKDRIMEGSSRIGLETAINGKERRECVLHKP